ATCAACAAGATGATGATTACATGGACCATGGTGACGATATTCACATAGAGACTGATACGGGTGATGTGCATCCAACAgaggtatatttttttttatgtatttatcattttttactcatttttatatgttatttttaatAAAAGATAATGCAGGCATGATGAAAATTTGGGATCTACTGGACTTTAAAATATTATGTATTTGATATTGATATGAAAAACAGTAGTGTCATGTATTTTTTTCTGTACTGTTTGTTTGACAGCATGACTGTTCACTGTTTTCCTTATGTATTTGTTTACTGCTTTTGGACATCATCAACAAATAGTTTctatgtatttatgtatttaataTTGTTTTTAATCTATTAGATTCATGTATTTTATATACTTTGGCCTGTGTTTTTTTATAAGGAGAAGGGTCTTGCACCGGATATTCAAGTCGGTATTGGCAATGATAGTGGCGACACGCTGAAAGCTTCAACCGAAAAGATTGCGGAAGGAGGTGATCTTTCAGGAGAACCGAAGACTTCGGTTGAACGTCCGGCTGATCCAACGGAGGTATatttttactcatttttatatgttatttttaaaaaaaaatataattcagGTATGATGAAAATTTGGGATCTACTGGCATTTAAAATATTATGTATTTGATATTAATATGAAAAACAGTAGCGTCATGTATTTTTTTGTGTACTGTTTGTTTGACAGCATGATTGTTCACTGTTTTCCTTATGTATTTGTTTACTGCTTTTGGACATCATCAACAAATAGTTTCTCatgtatttatgtattttatAAGTTTTTTATCTATTAGATTCAGTTATTTTATAGACTTTTGGCCTgtgttttttttaaggaaaagggTCTTGCACCAGATATTCAAGTTGATATTGGCAATGAGAGCGACGATACGATGGAAGCTTCAACCGAAGAGATTGCAGAAGGAGGTGATCTTTCAGGAGAACCGAAGACTTCGGTTGAACATTCGGGGAAACATACTGTGGAAGAGCAAAAATGTTCTGACGATTCAAATAATTCCGAGGTTCGATAACAACGAATTCTGATTCAGCCATTTTTTCGGTTTTAAAATGTATCATACAAGTGATTGAATAATgtttctttttgtatttttttgagTAGATGATCGCACAGGTGCTAGCAAATATAGCAGAATCAGAAATGACTAACGAAAAAGTTCATGCGGAAAAAACCGAGGAAAACACCAGCTCAACTGTCTTAGAGGAACCTCAGGCAGCAGTTTGTAACGCGCAGCCGTTGTCTCAGTGGTTGTTTCCTGATGAGTATTTACCAAGCCAAACCCCAGGGAAAGAAATCATGTTACATCCATCAGTCACACGAGCTACACGCCCCAGTAAATACAAGTCTTCACCGTTTGTGAcagattttggtatatatctaatttttaatttacttgtttgtttttttaatacgcAACTGTTAATGTTTAAAGACCAAATACACAGGTAGTAGTTCGGGCAAGGATCATGTTCATGTGTTTGATAAAAAATATCCATTCCAGATAGATCCCATTACTGGTCCACTTGATGTACAGATGGTGGATGAATACCGTACTTGGCTTCGAAAAGGTCTGCTTGTGAGGCACGATAGCAAGTATGTGTTTTTCTCCCAGTATTACATATAGTGATTCCTCATGATTTTTTGTGAATAAGTTGATGTATTTGGTTGTTTTGTTGCCGCAGAAAGAACTACGAAGAccattacaaaaaaaaatggcAGTTTTTGACAATGGAGTCAAATTCAATTTTGGCATCACAACTGTCAATGATAAGAACTGGTTTTACCTGTTATCGATGGATGGTCAGCTTTGGAATGACGAGGTGATTTTTATCAACAATGATATGCCTATCAACTAGTTTTTTACACGTGCATTTTATGTATTTTAGCTACTGTGTATTTGTAAAATACAGAGAGCTATTTTTCAGGACATTCGGTCTGCTGTGTATTTGTAAAATACAGAGAGGTTCTGAAATCCACATTTTGTTACTAAAATGTTTTTATGTATTTGAATGTGATCTAATTGATGTATTTTTGACAATTCCATCACATTGACGTCATTTTCTATTACTTTCAGAAGAAAGGAAAGTATGATAAAAGGAACAATTTCAGCTTCACCACTGTTGACTGCCTATTCAAGCAGAGAATTGATGTGGTTCACCACACATATCGCAATGTTGAAACCTAGACAAATGTGGCAAATGAAGAGCAAGTATTGATTGAGTATGTTAAGGGCCACAGGCTTATTGCCAATGTCCTGTGGCATACGGTTGACAACGTGCTACTACCGGTGAATATACAAGAAGAAATCATTGGTTATTGGTACTCCTTTCATTCAAGGACAGGTATTTTTGATGATGAATTAAATATTTTATCATTAGTGTTTCATTCATTTTTTTACCgctgaattcttttttttttttaaatgtacagGCGTCTGTATGTTTACAACTCGTATCAATCAGCCGGGCACAACGCAGTTGtcaggaatgaaataaaaaagcTTGCTACACTTCTGCCACATTTCCTACATCTGGCTGGATTCTATGTAAATCAAAAAAGCATAGAATTGGTGAAAGACCCAGCATATGCGGATAAGGACAGATCGATATCCTTGAAGTTGCATATGTTGATAATCTGCCGCATCAAACTGCTGGTAGCACGTAAGTtgtagacatatatttttaaaaatatcatagTGTATCAAATACATGATATATCATATCAATTTATTATTCTTCTAAAATACATGAGTTGTTTGAACTTGAGATACCTTATTTAGAACTGGAAACATATATTTTCTAATACAAGTTCTTAtctgtttttgtttttatttaggGACTGTGGTGTCTTTGTGGCAGCGTATACTGAGTATTTGACATCGGGTGAAAGGATTCCAGATGTCATTGATGCACACATGCAGCGTATGAGATACGGTGCACTCTTATGGGACTACGCTGAAGGCAAGGTTGCTGACAAAGCAGAGAGTGATAATAAAGTTCCACCAAGACCGATTAGGTCAGCAATCGATTATGACACTGTAGATGCAATTGATGTTTGATAAATACTATTCGTGCAATCGAtgttttttgtcctttttttcatTACAGCAAACAATCTGATATTTTTAGATGTATTTTGACTTATGTTGGATAATTATCATTTAACCAAAGAAATCTCAGTGGTTTTATGTTCCATATGTTTGATGTACTTAGTTCCGTATATTGTCAAATAAATCTGATGTTTGGAAAAAATACAGTAAAATGTGACATCATGAATCCACAAATACATTTATTCACCAGGTTCACAAAATATGTATGTTTAATTCACCAGGTTCACAAAATATGTATGTTTTAGATATGTTTTAGTTTAATAAACACATCTTACGTATTTGACATGACCAGCACAACTATATgatttcaattaaaaaaaaattacttcaaATAAACCATCTTCATCAGTTTCGAAAACAATACGTACGTTTTTATACCATATATGTTGTGTTATGAGGTTGAATAGACAACACCATTTTCATACCGGAACACGGATTGCCTTTTTTTTGTGTTAAAAATACATGAACATTACCGTGTAATTTCAGACACCAGGATGACAAAAACCATGTATGTTCTATTACAGTTTATACAACTTTCAGAAGGCCAACAAATACATAATGTTTAGTTGACATTACCCGCACAACTACGAGCCTCCAATCCAAAAAAATTCTAACATAAAAACAACTTTATCATTTTTACAGatataatatgtatgttattttacCAAGTACGCATTATTTTTTGAATTTGAAAAAAACACCATACGTATCGGGAAAAAAATTCAATTAAGATCATTTTGAATGGGACATTCATTTCATTGCAAAAAATTCTATAATACTACAACATGTATCAATAGAAGTTTTTGACACAAGTGTTCAAATACTTAAATAACCAATCTATCTTCGGTAATAAAGTTAAAATGGATAGGAACACAAGAAAAATTCACTTCCTCAGAGGCTCAAAACTACATGAACGTCTGTTGTGCCCAAGTTGTCCACAAGTACTGCAAGCATGTCTGCTCTTTCCAAACAATAATTCACTTAAAGGATTATCACGCCTCTTCTTTGGCCTACCAAGCGGTCTCTTGTATCTTGGTGGAAAAACCACATCCTCCAAGATGTTTTTGGGAATGTTCCATTCACGCTAGTCGGGTAGAGGATCCACAGGTACATCATATGTCTTCAACACGGTCTCCGGTTTGAACAAATCAGAGCAATAATCCTCAGCAActagatttttctttttaatgacaGCCCATGCATGCGGGCAGGGGATTTCATCTAGTTGAAACATACGACAACTGCAAGTTTTGCTATTCAAATTAAGAATGAATCGCCGTCCTCCATCATGTACTGTGTACACGAATTCGGTTGACGGTTCTACCTGAAAAAATAAATGTTACATGTATTTGTTATTGAACCAATCagaattttaaaataaatgaacaaaCCATTAAACAAATACATATCAATTTTCAAAGATTCATATAATTTACATTAACACTAACTGTTCATGGATACCAAATACACAACTGCATAATGTGTAGAAACAACAGATTAGTACAAGTACAAGTTTGTCAAATAAATTATAACACGCATTCAACTGAAACATACCATCATTCTTAGACATAGATACTCGTTGATTGATAGCATCTCCTGAAACTTTTTACCGAGTGTAGTGAACGCGTATGTTCCATTTCTCCGGTTATTGtaattccatcttccaaacatCCTTCTAACTTCTTCGAGAAAGTCATATATAGGCAGTTCTCTAGCTGCTAGAAGATGTCGGTTAATGCACTCTGTTATGTTAGAAGTCATTGTCCACCCTCGGTTAACAGATGCATACAATCTAGCCCACTTGTCTCTACCAGCCGATTCCAAATACTCTGCCACGCGCATATCtaccttttgaacctttcccatTAACTCATCGAAATCATCCTGCGTGTATGCCTTTGCCATGAAATAAAAAACAGGACTCAGCACATCATGGCTCTTCTTGTATTTTTTACATACATTATCCCACATATGCCAAATACATGCATAATGTGCAACTTCTGGATAAATTCGACAAACAGCCTTGTTTATACTTTCATGCCTATCTGATACGATACACATATCTCTCTAATTCCATATGATTCTCTGAAACGCTCAAAAAACCACGTCCATGATCTGTCATTCTCAGAATCAATCACACCATATGCTAAGGGAAGTATGTTGCCTGGAGATACATTtaagaagaaaaaataataataaaaaacatTTTGTATTTGtccaaaacatataaaatatatattgaggtaataaattaatatgtatttttttgACATACCTGCACCGTCTAATGTGCTTGACGAGACAAATGTTCCATTGTATGGTGTTTTTAAGTGGCTTCCATCAACCACCACAATTGGCCGACAATAATCAAAGTCTTTGATAAATGCATATAGTgctataaaaacatacataaattCATTTTCGCGGGTTTTACGCATTCTAATATGTGAACCCGGGTAAGTCTTATCCAATATGTATAGATATCCAGGTAGTCTTTTATAAGATTCAGCCGGTTCACCCATTAAATCGTTCATCGCCCTTTCTTTGGCCCGCCAAGCAACCATGTACGACACATCCATTCCAAAATCATTTTTGGCGTCCTCTGCAATGTCTTTAGGCGTATATTTCCTCTTATGATTTGATATTTTTGGTTTGACAATCTCACTTATCAACCGACTTTTAGCTTGGCATTGGGAATAAACCTTTAATGGACATGTATGTTTGTCTTGAAACTCCCTAACTCTAAACATTCCTGACTTACCGACACTTGACGCCCTGAATTTCCAATCACACTCTCCTGATACGCACACAAGAGTGTAGctacaacaaaaaaataaaagaaataaaaaaaaaacacattaatgTAAAATACATCAGTAATGTATTTATTCTTGTATTATTAATACAAAGGACAGATGAGTAATTCTACCATATGTAAATAAGTTAATCAAATGCAACCCAGACCAAATACATTATTTATGAGTACAAATACACACAAATCAGTTTTGATTCTACTTTATAATAAACATACACATGCTTAGAAATACTCCCACTCGTACAAATTAACAAACATACACTGTCACAGTTCAAATACATAACAACAAACAGTTGCAAATACATAAACAAATGCACATTTAGTACCTTATTGCATTGCTCCTTTCTGTCCGATAGTTGAACCTGTTCGTAATTGCATAATTCACCATCACAACTTTTAATGTATCTTTATCCTTGTATACTTGATCGACGGCAACTACTTTTTGGTTCTTGTCATTAATAACCATACCCTTGTTGTTTTCGAATAACAAATCAGCCTTTCCACAGCTTGATGATGCAAAATCACGGGAACCAACTGTTTGATTCGTGTATCTGATTTGCAAATAATCACCTTCAACACAACTCTCATTCGATATACATATCTCCATGCTTCTATCAGTTGTATGATACATAATGGGTACATTGGTAATGCTTTGTTCTCTTTCTTCAGTTCCATATACACCCTAACACCCATGTCATTGTGAATTTCCATTGGAATATAATCACCTTCAACCATGTATTTTATGCTTATGTTTTTCATtttcttgtccaaattcaattgggTTGCAACTGTTTGTAACAATTCCTCATACGTCGAATACTCCTTGAAAGTCACAGCATCGATTTTGTAATTGACATCTTTATTCTCGTCGTTCCAAATACCAGAGTGTCTAATCAACGATGAAATATTGGCCATTttataaacaaaaaaaataaaaatcttgaaTCACTGTGTCAACATAAAACCTGTAACATGTATGCCCTACATAAGATTCACGTTCAAATTTGAACAATTTATACAAATTAGAATTACTCACTAATAATTCAAATACAACATACACATATTGAATTACActtcagaaatacatagtttacCATAAATTGCAACTGATATGAAAAATAGTccagaaatacatagtttagccagttcagaaatacatagtttagatagttcagaaatacatagtttagatattttagaaatacatagtttagacAGTTCAGTTTACATTgttcagaaatacatagtttagatATTGAATTAGActtcagaaatacatagtttagcttcagaaaaaaaaaacaaagatatGAACTGGATCGTCGCAAAGTTATTGATGAAAGCTTTCGATAAGTTTTTGGAACATGTAAAAGAGAAAACATATTGAAATATAACATACACATATTGAATTACAattcagaaatacatagttttAGCATAAATTGCAACTGATATGAAAAATagttcagaaatacatagtttagcttcggataaataaaagatatgaactggatcttttttttttttttgattcctAACCATTCATGTACATTAACATACTTTCAACCGAAATTTTCAAGATCATTATTCATTCATTGACACGCTTACAATGAGATTACATCATTATTTTCGAATATCAGTTATGAAGatagaaatcaaaaaaaaaaaaaaatcagaagaaTAAAATAACTTTGACATTAttatccaagaaaaaaattgaaatcacatAAATACAAATTGAATAGACGAAATTTGTGAAATCAAAAACGGTGTTTTTGCACGAATTACCTGATGATTGACGTGTTTGTGTTTGTTAATGTATTTTCAGATGTGTTGAAGatttaatttgaaatttgaatttttaCGTATTGAATGTTGAAGAATGCATGGAAGAGGAGATACGTGCAAGGAAAGGGAATATTATAACTGATTTTGTGGAAAAGaaggtaaaaaatatattaatttcTCATTTAATACGACCACAGTTACAGGCTAAAATAAAGAAACCTGTTCCTTTTTTTTACCGTATGCTCATGTATTTGCTGACaacaaatacatccgaaaacatACACAAATCAGCTGATTTTTAGCTACGAATGGTAATATTAAAAAGgatagctacaaatggtaggaagctacaataaggtagtcatttgagaAATTTTACCAATAATTAAAGACTaccattttgaggggcaaaatttaaagaccagcccaaaaaaGGGGGGCGTTCGCGCCAATTGCCCTGTAGTAAATAAATTCATTAATTTCAATTTCAAAGTGGGCCGTTAAATATAAGGCCATTCCAATCATAGATGCATACATAGAGACATAAAGCACACTCAATCGCACGCA
The sequence above is a segment of the Lycium barbarum isolate Lr01 chromosome 6, ASM1917538v2, whole genome shotgun sequence genome. Coding sequences within it:
- the LOC132600294 gene encoding uncharacterized protein LOC132600294, whose protein sequence is MVDESISGRVTRGISHTLQNLDSLSFDLGISQQQHDVDATSAEKLVAERRSKKIHDPARIRNPSTMQVDTEVQGQLFRCFMVRELKRSNSDAFVVDINGTELTFGLFEFALITGLKCYGDEVVFDEGPNRFEKRNVTVPRHHFDLVESEQYNEYRWGKEAFDDLIKSIYHKMDKPKHFYCLRGFPFAMQVWIYECCSNVDPNLMVKTGSRIPRMFNWRTVNQKPFVNYLMLGMFKDGEDICCKFDNIVPTMLEVEKLGLRPYVVNKLAPPPQTQQEAENEYADFSTTPPHVAAAKKTQKNDASKSPLHKKPRKMSTTALLVQKSPTTIPKKSTVGQSSKKSASVVDKPVQSKEKEKVAPSIHRVPVDDVSTSKSVDLASLRQELNQFKLEVLAEFKVVFTELKDLRKIIDKNFEKVLEHVKGKKNSEKDDDSETHVPLHDGNIHQQDDDYMDHGDDIHIETDTGDVHPTEEKGLAPDIQVGIGNDSGDTLKASTEKIAEGGDLSGEPKTSVERPADPTEEKGLAPDIQVDIGNESDDTMEASTEEIAEGGDLSGEPKTSVEHSGKHTVEEQKCSDDSNNSEMIAQVLANIAESEMTNEKVHAEKTEENTSSTVLEEPQAAVCNAQPLSQWLFPDEYLPSQTPGKEIMLHPSVTRATRPSSSSGKDHVHVFDKKYPFQIDPITGPLDVQMVDEYRTWLRKGLLKELRRPLQKKMAVFDNGVKFNFGITTVNDKNWFYLLSMDGQLWNDETNVANEEQVLIEYVKGHRLIANVLWHTVDNVLLPVNIQEEIIGYWRLYVYNSYQSAGHNAVVRNEIKKLATLLPHFLHLAGFYVNQKSIELVKDPAYADKDRSISLKLHMLIICRIKLLVAPYTEYLTSGERIPDVIDAHMQRMRYGALLWDYAEGKVADKAESDNKVPPRPIRSAIDYDTVDAIDV
- the LOC132600295 gene encoding uncharacterized protein LOC132600295 is translated as MANISSLIRHSGIWNDENKDVNYKIDAVTFKEYSTYEELLQTVATQLNLDKKMKNISIKYMVEGDYIPMEIHNDMGVRVYMELKKENKALPIYTNQTVGSRDFASSSCGKADLLFENNKGMVINDKNQKVVAVDQVYKDKDTLKVVMVNYAITNRFNYRTERSNAISYTLVCVSGECDWKFRASSVGKSGMFRVREFQDKHTCPLKVYSQCQAKSRLISEIVKPKISNHKRKYTPKDIAEDAKNDFGMDVSYMVAWRAKERAMNDLMGEPAESYKRLPGYLYILDKTYPGSHIRMRKTRENEFMYVFIALYAFIKDFDYCRPIVVVDGSHLKTPYNGTFVSSSTLDGAGNILPLAYGVIDSENDRSWTWFFERFRESYGIREICVSYQIGMKAYTQDDFDELMGKVQKVDMRVAEYLESAGRDKWARLYASVNRGWTMTSNITECINRHLLAARELPIYDFLEEVRRMFGRWNYNNRRNGTYAFTTLGKKFQEMLSINEYLCLRMMVEPSTEFVYTVHDGGRRFILNLNSKTCSCRMFQLDEIPCPHAWAVIKKKNLVAEDYCSDLFKPETVLKTYDVPVDPLPD